In Ostrea edulis chromosome 6, xbOstEdul1.1, whole genome shotgun sequence, a single window of DNA contains:
- the LOC125647807 gene encoding myeloid differentiation primary response protein MyD88, whose product MMTEFEYDAFVVYNPYGKDQEFVSLMTRVLSSPPYNLRLYVPWTDDADDCFEAVATAENLEKRCKKVLVVISAASLESDLFHFQLKLAHSMSPGARSRKVIPIRLDAIEVPAVIRFTTSCDYYKKELRVFVWDRLHAAFMDSDYAFKSRVSKSVSLPEKRKLPDLIPTSSPLKRVRSWWRLKASVA is encoded by the exons ATGATGACAGAATTTGAGTATGATGCCTTTGTGGTGTATAATCCCTATGGAAAAGACCAGGAATTCGTCAGTCTTATGACCAGAGTACTTTCATCTCCTCCCTACAACCTCAGGCTTTATGTACCATGGACAGATGATGCAGACGATTGTTTTGAAGCCGTGGCTACTGCAGAAAATCTAGAGAAAAG GTGTAAGAAAGTACTGGTTGTGATTTCAGCAGCATCTCTGGAGAGTGACCTATTCCATTTTCAACTTAAACTTGCCCACTCCATGTCACCAG GTGCTCGGAGCAGAAAAGTCATACCTATTCGATTGGATGCAATAGAAGTTCCGGCGGTGATTCGGTTCACCACGTCATGTGATTATTACAAGAAAGAACTTCGAGTGTTTGTGTGGGACAGGCTCCATGCTGCTTTTATGGACAGTGATTACGCATTCAAATCGAGAGTATCAAAGTCGGTGTCCCTTCCAGAGAAACGAAAGCTTCCCGATCTAATTCCGACTTCGTCTCCGTTGAAGCGTGTTCGGTCTTGGTGGAGGCTGAAAGCATCTGTGGCATGA